gcctcgatgctaataaagcactcggcttcgcctcgtgctttattactATCTCtgccgcgcgcctcgtactttatttttcatatagcactcacggctatgctttaatatatacataaagcacagttgcccacgtgctctAACGCTAACGCCAGTACGAgtaatcaatcacccaagccggtgaaggctgatagccttcgccacgctgagtggtcaatcaccccagccaataagagttctaccactggattacttttatagacatacctaaatgcttcaatgatggatgggagaaggtaacgttgctgttacgtttgttaatgtaagcggacaagtcctggagatatcacggaacaTAGTCACAATAGAATTGATGTGGGGTGTgatcaaaacctgccaaaatacgcaatgaacgtctactatgccaaactatggtgaactacgcatgagttactttgttaaactagtttgtgtgcattcaggctgctaataatttgtGCAGCGCATGTAGCCCGTCCACATTAACACGATAGCACGGTTCAGTTCGACTCAGTTCAGAACGGCCCAGTACTGCCTCTGTTCACACTATGCAGTCTCGCTCGCTAAGTCATCCGGTTTCTATAAGTGCACAattaaatattaattaatttgcttACTAAAATTGGATGCAGTTCTTGCCCTTCAAGTTTCTTGTGCTGGAATTCTTTCATTTCAACAAGACAGCAATAGATAGGCAGCCATGTAGAGCTGCAGAAATCTTGCCGTGAATTGAAGTGAGTGAAACAGTAACTGCGACAACAAGTAGTTCATAACTGTCACTAGGCTTTCTTTCGTGCTGAACCTCGCGTCGAACTGTGTTTCTGAGCCCTTCTTCATTGCATGTTGagtttataaaattattattttgtgcACCTGGTGAGTAAATATCGTACCGTACCGTGCTGGCCTGGTGGGCTGGCTCGGTTCGGTTGGGCCCGGTACGGATGGTGTTCACATTGCACTTTTTATCAAGCCATACCGTTCCAAACCGTGTTACTGGGctagtgtgaacggggtgttaattacaagtcctagtgtatgATGAAGCTACACGACCagaaatcatttaaagcattgccttgctcgtgctatatgaaaaataaagcacttggcgcTTGGCCTTGATGCTAATCAAGTACTTGGCTTCGCCTTgtactttattagcatctcggccacgcgcctcgtgctttatttttcacatAGCACTCGCGGAAATgctttaacataattatacatactacacacatgtgCAAGCACTTATGCACACACTATAGCACATTTACAAATGcacagacacatacacacattacatACCCTCCCTCCAGTTTCTTCCAAATGTTTTTTGAGTAGCTCCATAGTCTTTGGGGTCACCACATAATTTTTAGTGAGATGGTTCATTCctataaaatatttcaaaacttGTTGACTATTAGGCTACATGTTATACACCACCTATATCCACAGTAttgtatagcgggttattttcggaGCGCAAAAGATGAATTATAGGTTTCAAATACATGCATGCTTcccaaaaattaaaaattaactTGTTAACAGAATAATCAGAGTAAATTTAAATCAGAGTCTTTTGCTCTTCTGGATCAGCTGTTCACTGGTTATTGACACTGTTTAACCACTACAATCATTAACACTGAGCTAAACTTGAAGAAGACGTAAGCGAATATGTGTCCACACCAAAATGTTGGATCACAAGAAGAAAAATTATTCATATTAGTGGGAAATATATTTTCAAAGAACAAGACTTGGGAATTATCAAAAGAAGGCCTCTTTGAAATATCTGAAAATAAAACTCTTCGAAATTTACCTGCTAATACCACCTGGCACTAATACCACTGCTATAGTCAACATACCTGGTTTGTGGAAATTACAAGCAGCACCAATCAGCTTCACACTGGACTCTTCTTCTTCAACAGTATCATTGGTGGGTTTTGCAGCTGCCTTCTACAAATATAAACTCAGTAAATcacagacaaaaaaaaacaacaaaaaaacaacaaccttTTGTTTGGGGGCCTTTGCTTCAGCACTCTTGGGGGCATTTGCCTCAGCAGTTCTAGGACCAAGCAGTAACTCCAGCTAAGTAGCCAACAATGATAGTTATACAACACAACGAGGGGAGGATGTACGACACACTCATGTGAACTCATACAAATTGTATATATGGAGCAATTAAAAGGCAACATTAACAGGGTTTCATTGAAAACTAAGAGCCAATCAAAAGAATATTTTTCATGTATAATTTTAATGGTGTGGTGAAACCCACTGAACCCCAGTGGTGTGATattatacagggtgattggaGAGATGTCACAGCTTACACATGAAATGGAGGGCAAACAGCAACAACTGGAAATAATTCAATGTCTCCATAATCCAGACAGCTTAGAAGTCAAAATATGCAATTATCACattctttttgatagcacttaatGTGTGTCGTACCACCTCTGGAGCAGAACTATACTTGTTTGTCAACTTCACTCTTCAATATCTTTCCATCAGCCCACTTGAGAGATGCCCTGACACTACCTAAATAACAAGTGACTGAAAGTTACTGTAAACTTATCACCACTCACCAATGATAGAGCCAATATTGCACTTGTATCTCTTCTCAAGTATTTCAATCTTATGTGCATTAATAACTTTTGTGACCTAACAGTATACAACAGTGACATGTGTATACACTATTGATGGGTGCACTAACTTCATCCTCAATGTCTTTAGTAGTGACTACTACGCCAACACCACAACTGGTCTCAAATTCCGTAACGTTGATGTCTAGAGGATACCTCTTCAGAAAATCAAAAGCAGCTATAAACACAATATAAACTTAAGCATACACCACTCTTGGTTATCGTACCATTAAGCTGTAGTTCACTAACTATCTTCTCCGTACATACATAACTTAACAGTAATTTTGTGTTATCCTGAGAGCCCTTGAATCTAGTAGCAACGTGGTACAATAAGACTCCAATTTGTTTACTGATATGTCCAGAGCACAATGTGGTGGCCTGTTAAGGACAAGTGTAGTGCAGGATTTTAAGACTGCAACACGTGGTAAACACGTGCTACCTGATCATGCTATATGTAACAACCCTACGATATAGCATACCTCAGTGATAATCCAAGTTAGATTCTTTGACAGAGCAGAATTTTTCGCAGTTTCCTTTGCCTTCGCTTCAGATAGGCCTATGCTCTGAAACAACCGTAAATCGTCCATTATTATGTTTTCGCACGTGCCAATTACTACGTCACTTGTATACGTAGACGTCTATTAGCAGGTCAACACGTATTGGTTGCTAACAAGCTGTTAAAAGTAAGGAAGGTACAATATGTTTACGATGTACTTAGTAGCGTCACATAAAATTAAATCTAGGTTGCTCTGTGCTGGAGTGCATTAATTGGAACTACTAAGCTATGGCGGTGGTGGCAAATGATTTGAATGTATTCAACCTGCCACATAATCACATGAAAAGACTGGTAGGAGAAATTGAACAACAGGtaaaattggatgtgtgaaTATGTAATTTGGGCGCGCAGTATTTAGAATGTCGTGTGTTAATATCATTTTGTGTAAAGCCATTTAGCTTTGAAAgttgcttttttttttgtcttggtGCTAAATACAATGATTCACGGTGCTAATTTGAGTCGTTATGCTTGTAGGAAATTGTTTTGTGTTATTGCTAAGCAACTGAATGTATGTATCATTCACATGGTATAGTAGCTAGGATAGTATAGTACTTTTCAATGGACGTTGCTGCCACATACATTGTTACTCTACATAATGATGTAACCAGCAATAAACCTGAGCATTCCAAGGGTAGTTTATGATGCAGTCAGCACTAAAAGTTTTTAGTTTAGATTTTGAATTGCGTGTGTATTAATGGAGTTCCAGTGTGGTTATTGTTTAGGTATTATCCACCAATTATGGTGATGAAGAATCTTACCATCACTTGTTGGCCCTTCTCAATAATGGCTTTAACAAGTTACTTAGTCATGAAGAAATTGAGGACAACTACATTATCCACCCTCTACTGCCTCGACTACCAAGCACTGTTAAAGTAATATTACAAAATGATGTCCACTCTGACAATCGACTAGCTCGGCTACACACTAAAGTAAAGAACCAATTAGGGATGACCATTGTGTCCCACAATGAACGATTGCACTTCGGCAAGCATCTTAAAGAAGAGCTACTTGACCTGAAACTGATCTCTCACATGGATGAAGAGGAAGAGGTAAGAACAATTGACCTAGTTCTGTTATGGAGTTAAGTATTGGTGACCACATTGTTTGTGTAAAGTGAATACATCTATGTGCTGCGCTTAAGGTGTGTTCTGTTGATGTAGGAAGTGTTCTGCTGAAAAGTGTTTTTATGTAGTATAACTTTGTTTTCTGTTATTATAGGTGTTTCAACCACTTCTGCTAGAGTACTTTACTCAACAGGAGCTGAGAGTTATTAAGAAAACTGTTCTTCGGCTACATGACTTACCTTCAGAAGGTACTCTTGTAGTGTTGTTGTAAATAAAATGAAATATCTTGTCTGTGTTAGAATCAGTGGCTGAAGTGGCAACTTCTCCTCCCATCCTTCATGTGCCACCTGAAGTTCTCCTTCAAATATTCAAGTATCTTTCTCCACAAGATCTTTGTCGTTGTGCACAAGTCAATCCAGTCTTTTCCAAGGCTGCGTTTGATGGTTCGCTGTGGCACCATCTACATCCAGTGAAATGGTTTTCAGGAAATTGGAAATTCTTGCCCCCAAGAGGTCTCAACTTGCAGCAACTTGCTGAAGATGATTGTGATGACTGTGATGAGAATATTAATAGTGACAATGTTTTGTTGACTGTGAGACTGTGTGATTTTGTACGTCACCTATTGCCAAAGGTTGGGGAACATGTAAAGACATTGGACCTCGCCCATGCTGGACGTATGGATATCAAATATGTAAGAATGTCAACACGTCATGAATTCCATGCACAAAAGACAATGGTTGATCACAGAGTCCCTAGATGTGTATAGGAAATCCCATAGGATTTGTCCCACATAAGGTTACACTATTTAAATGTTATTTACTGTAATTGTCACTTTGGTCATACTTTCTTTTTGTACTCAACAGCTGTACCAAGCTCTAAGTTTGTGTCCTAATCTGACCCACTTGGATCTCTCCTACACTTCAACGTCAGATTTTGCCTTTACTGGGTGAGTGTCCTACACTGCCTACAATATCTATTAGCTAGTCTATGGCTTGGCTTAGTATGAATATCTATATGGTCTGTGTACAGTTCCAGTTGCAGTTGTATTGTGGTATGAAATTACTGCTTGGTAACTTGATCCTTTTAGCATGATAAGGAATCATTCTGCTTGGAAACTGGAGTACTTAAATTTGTCTGGTTGCACGTGGATAACTGACTTGACATTGGAGAGATTAGCTAAAGCCTTCAAGCGTCAACAGGCTCGACAGTATCCAAGAACTTGTAGTAAACCTTCCAATTGTATTTGTAAGGACTCATTGTATGAGAAACCCAACCTGTGCTATTTCAAGTTGTCTGGTTGTCATCTGATTACTGATAAAGGCCTCAGGTATGGCTGAACATGTACAATAGTCATTACCATTGTGATGTCACATTGCAGGGTGTTGGCTTCTGTTGGCAAGTTTCCATGTTTGAAGTTTCTTGATTTTTCTGGATTGCACAAAATTACTGCTGCTGGTTTGGACTCTTTCTTACACATGTGCCCCAATCTCAGACCCGACATGTTGTCCTACTGTGATGACGTTATAGATGGACCATACAGTGATGTTGCTAATGGCTGCCAAAATGTTGACTCTTCAAAAATTTGCTGCAGAAATTTGTGAAACTGTAATCATCTGCTATTCTTTTTATACATCATTCTTTTTAAATCCCTTATCACGATGTAACTGTTTTGATGTATCTCATAAAAATTACTATTACAACAAAATAGTAAAACATATTCCATTATTTTATGTTGATATACACTTTGTTAAAAAAGTTGGgtatattattataatttataatatgTACACATAAGAATAAATACCTCTACTATCTGTCTACCAGTTTGGGTAGGACCGTTCTGTTAGGGTTGGTGACTTGTGTCTGTGAGTGTGTAGAAGTGACTTTGCCAGTTGCATTTCCTACACTTGGGGAAGGAGGGTTTGGTAGTCTTCTTGTTGGTTTAGATAGATCAGTCGGCTTAGCTGGCGGTAGCCGAGATGTACTATCTGATGCAGATGGTCCTGTACTTTCTGCTGGTAGTCGGGGAAGTTTACGCCGAAGCCATCCATGTTTTAATGCCATGGGAGGGGTCATTCTGTTACTGGGATCCCATTCAAAACAGCGATTTAGAAAGTCTAAAAAGAGCTGATCTTCAGAGCCTCTTAAGGCTTTGCTAAGTGTCTTTGAATTAGGTGGACCGCGATATTTACCTCTTCTTGATTTTCCACCAGCATATTTCACTGATCCATCTGGGTTGGTAGTGACAGAGCAGTATCTTGGGTGACCTTTGGAACTGAAGAATGTTTTAGCTCGACGGCACGTTTCTAACATTTTTTCTGGTGGCATTCCAAATATCTCCATGATACAAGCCATCTGATCTCCCTCATCCTCACCAGGAAAAATTGGATAGCCGGTTAGAAGCTCGGCCAAAATGCAACCAAAACTCCACATATCTATGGGCATGCCGTACTTCATACCCATTATAACTTCTGGTGCACGGTAGAATCTACTTTGTATGTAAGTGTAGACACGCTGGTGATCGTAGCAACTTGATCCAAAATCGATGACTTTGATACCGCTGCGTCCCTGCTGTTTAAGAAGAATGTTCTCTGGTTTCAAGTCACAGTGGATTATTCTGTTTCTGTACAGCACGTCCAAACACTGCAACAATGAGTGAGCAAATTTCCTTACTAGAGGTAGACTGAACCCTTGAAATTTATTTTTCTTTATCAGTTCATATAAGTTCATACTCAGGAGCTCAAATGTAATGCACGTGTGATTACGAAACTGGAAATGTTCCAACATGTGGACAATGTTATGGTTGTTTTCCTTGTCTTGCTTCCTCAAGTGCTCCAGAATACGCACCTCCTCCATTGCCTGCCGATGAAACCTCCTCTCATTTCTTACCACTTTAAGAGCAACATGACTCTGCGTCTTATAATCATATGCCTTCAAAACTTGTCCAAAACTTCCCTTTCCCAAAATCTTCAGTACCTCATAACGGTATGCCACATGGTCATGAGCTACAGAATGGTAAgagccatcatcatcatcatatccATTGTTATGTGAAGCTCCCAATACTCCTGTTCTTTTCTTTGCTCCGGGACCAACAAACCATACTTGGGAGTAAGATTGGATCTCTTGCTGTTCATATGGGGTAAGTTTACTCATGTATACCTTTAATGCTTGGTCGGAGGTTAATACTCTTGGTCTTGTACTGCCGGAGCTTGTTCGGCTTACGGGAGTTGAACTAGACGGGGGCCTCGAGGAGGTTAGAGGTGCAGTGGGGACTGCTGGTAATGGTTCTACTGCTTTGGCTTTTCCAGTAGAGTACTTGGGTACATCTTCGTACAGTTGTTGAACTTGTACACCGCTTATATGCGGTAAAGCTTCGGAGAGTCGATGTTGAGTTGGCTGGGCGGTGCCCCGGGAACCATGACTATAAGCCGCGTTTAATTTGAGAGGTGGTAATCCCAGCGGCGGCTTTCCTTCTACTTCGTATGTATCCTTAGAAGTCTTTCCTTCAGCTTGAAACGATCTACTTCTAGAGAGATGTCGGTTGTACATGGCTAACATACTACAATAAGTGTAAAAGGAACTGAATTAATGACAGTTTCTATTTGGCGTGATTTAATTAAATTAACAAGCTATTGTATCGACGTACCATTATCTAAACGAATAGCAGTACAAGATTTTTGATCGCGTCCAACCATGTCACCAAACAATATTACGTTGTCAAGCACTCTATAGACTAACCAATCGCGTTACGTCCGGACCTTTGATCTACCGACCAGTTGCTAGGAAACAATACATAATAGCCCAATATGTGGTTTTGCCAGTCACACGTAATGGAGTGTTATTAAACAAGTAATCAGTCAGGAGTGTAGGCGTACAGCCAGGTATGGGAGGTACTCGACAGTGCGCATACCACTAATCaaattaaatacaaaattatgTGCTGCATCAAACCAAACTTTCTTTTTGGCATTTAAAAATTGTACAAGGGTTAGTCCTTATTATGTCCTTGTTTCAAGCTCTCAATGTATTCTTGTTGAGAAGCTGCAAGTACTGCAGCTAATAGTCTGTCATCCTCCCATTCTGATAGACCTATACAATTAACACCATTATGACCACATGTCAACTATTCACACCACCTACCAAATGTTGCTGGTGGAAGATCTTGAAAGGAGCCATACTCAAATGGGTACATGGAAAAAGCATTATCCTCTTGATATGCTAACTTATGCGGAGCACCACTAGGGCTACTCGGCTGTGAATTTATTGGTGAGTTGTGTGTCGAAGGAGGATTTGAATGCTGTGGTGATGATTTAGGGGATAAAACTAAAGCAGCAGCTAACAGCTGCTTTGCTGTTGGTGAGTCCAATGGGTCACGAGTTGAAGTCTTATCCCTTGGAGAGCTTGATCCAGAATGATGACTGGCATTTGGTGATTGTCCATAAGGGGAATGACGTTGGCTGGGTAAGCTGCCACGTGTATACATTACAGGTGAAGTCTTTCCATTTGATCTCCCTTGTGCTGATGGGTCCCCCTTCCCACTGCATTTTTCTGTTACAGAGTTTTTATGATTCCACGAAGGTGAGCTAGGATGCATATCTGTAAGGGAGTGACTCACTTCTATACAGTCAGGCCTTTTAGATGAGGTCACTTGTTTACTGGGCTGTTGTCCCAATTCAATTTCTGTACTTTTTGATTTCATTTTGCTGGTCATGGAATCAAAAACATTCCCCTGGAAAGAGACCTTGCTATTGCCAGTGGAGAGTTTGGCAACAATTGGTTTCTTAGATGGATCAACAGGTGGTATAGTGTTAGGGATTATCACTTGTGCTGAACTAGTCTTCTCTTTGTGAGACGTAGAGTGTGCTTTGTGTGGGGCTGTGAGCATACTAGAGGTAATAGTGTTACTACGCTTGCCATCTGATGAACACTACACAGACAGGAGAGGCAACTGTAAATTGTCACACCTCGTAAAGGCAAGTGGTAATTACCTCTCCCTTCTCCTTCAGCTGGTGTTGATCTTCCTGTTGCTTGAGCCAAAGCAAGTATGACTCCCTCGCCACTGCCTCTTCGATACTGCTAAGGGTAGCATCCCAGTCAGTTGATTTTAGCTTGTCCTCAAGCATGGCCTGGCAGAAACTGTGAGTAACAAGATTTTAAAAATACAATACCTAACCTTCTCTATCTCAGAACTCTCAGATTCTTTCATGGCACTCTCCATATGCAGCTTATCAGCGTgctacagaattacaaaaataaattatgtgtttatatagctacagtggaaGTAGAACCTGTATAAGGACACCtgtataatctggacacttgccAGTGGCCTCAAATAATCCCTTAGCATGTAGAAAACCAGGACACTTATAGTCAGCCTTATACGTGGGTTTCACTGTAGTACAAGCAGTTGctggtgtgcatgtgtgcatagaTGTGTGTAACTCTTCTCAGTTCAATGGGATGATAACTCAACAGTGGGAAACGTTCTCAGGCAAGAAACATATGGTCTTGATCATGCTATCAATCTTAGCACCAGTCAAGCTTACAAACCAAGACACCACACGTAACATTTGTGTATAGATTTGAAAACAAACACTATTGTTTGTACTTTGTTtgtactacacacacaactGTATACATACACTTACATTCAAACTGGCAAAATCATACACAAGTGTGTGTctgtgcacacacatgcacgcatgcgcgcgcgcgcgcacacacacacacgcgcacgcgcacacacacacacgcgcacgcgcacacacacacacacacacacacacacacacacacacacacacacacacacacacttactccAGGCTTGTGTCCTGCTAATCCAAGTCCTACTCCAATAGTTGCAGAGTAAGGATCAATGACAGCATTATAATGATTGTTCTGATGATAGCTCAACCTGATTGGGGCATTGTCAGTTTTGTAGATTCCATGAAATATATTAATTGGCTCTGTGGGAAAAGAGAGAGAAAAACTGTAATTTCTATTAAAAAAATGAAACAGTGTTTATTTACTACTTCCAAATGCACACAGGAAGAACATAATTTCTTTAAGCATTCATTTGCTTAATACCACATGTCAAATGTACTAATTATTTTAAGTCTGAGTACTCACATGTACCTGTGCTGTACTGGTATACTTCAATTGTTCTATTATATAATTCTGCCATAGCCTGCATCTCCAGATGGTTACCATGGCAACTGTCACTACGTTTCCTATTAACATAGGCATCAAAATCTTCGGTGATAAACTGAGTGAAGAACTCAGCATTTTTTATCTGCAATAAAACACAATAATTACTATCATATCAACCTTCTTATTCAGTTCTCAAACATTATACCAAAAACGTTTAAAATTGACCAAATATTATGACATACAATAAGACACTACACCACAACTTGCTGTTGCCAGGTGGAGACACAGAGGATTTGGAGTGTACACAGTACCCTACTAAGTCCATAACAAATTGGGTATCCTTAATGGAGTGGCTGCTGTCAGCTATTGAAAATAATTTAGTAGGTAGTCAACTAGTCATGTATCTTTTTTAAGCCCAACTAAATTCATATACAATATTTAGGTGTCTGGCAGTCAGTATGAACCAATAAACAGGATGCAGTGGGACAAGTAGAACATGCAACATGTTTCCTCAACATACCAGTTCATTATGGGTGCAAAAAATATAGGGGACCAACTATACACATTAAACGAGCATATTACATCAGCCACACCCATCATTATGACATTACACACCCACTACGCGCTCAATACCTGCATAGCCTCAAATCACACAGCAGATTTGTGTGTGTTGCACGATGAATAGCCTCACCTTGacagcagaggaggttggaagtacaagtatacaaaatCTGTTTTTGTAATGTTTTGTAAGCACAACGTGGATGTATACAATGAAGCCTATGCACCAAACTGTGGTTTATTAACTTCAACTAAAACATGAAATCTTGTACAATACAGAGTGCATTGCCTTGTTGAAGCACCCATGAAATACAATCTGAATATTAACCACAACAAAAACCCACCCCACCATTTCTTACTTTAGCTATTGAGGCTCACATATAAAACTATTAAAGTATGGGTGGTAGGAGGCACCTAAACTGTGTGAGTACCTTCTCTGCTTTGAAAGGTTGTCACTGATAATGTCTAGCGCTCACATAGAAGAGGAACAGACCCTGTTAGTCCGAGGGTACTATGATAAGAGAGTTTTTCTTCATGCAAAGTGGGACAGCAATGACACCATGACTATTAACTGGCCATTCACACACAAACAACCAAATCAATCAAGACTCAAGTGAGTCATACAGCCATATAAAGTAGAAAAGTGTATATAATAGGTAGAAACATAAAGAAAAATACTTTTTGTCATTACTCAACTTACACTGTAATCATATACTGTGAGCCATAAAAGCAAATGACATGTGTAATTATCACTTTGTACTTACAAAGTAGGGCAATACCCTAGCTATGCTTTAAGCTGTGTAGACAGAAACATCAGAAATTAGGTTAGTTCagttatatttttaaaaatggaaTTGTCAGTTTAGTTTTACAAAAAAACCCAACAATTCAGACAAatcttatatatataatatgaaaATTTTGAAGCCATAATGATATGTAGTTTAATACATTCCAATTCACACTATGAAAATGCTACAGAAATGTACTTTGAAATAGTTTCTGTCACCATTGCAGCATGAACAAAATATGAATTTCATACTCTCAA
The Dysidea avara chromosome 7, odDysAvar1.4, whole genome shotgun sequence genome window above contains:
- the LOC136261690 gene encoding dual specificity tyrosine-phosphorylation-regulated kinase 2-like, which codes for MLAMYNRHLSRSRSFQAEGKTSKDTYEVEGKPPLGLPPLKLNAAYSHGSRGTAQPTQHRLSEALPHISGVQVQQLYEDVPKYSTGKAKAVEPLPAVPTAPLTSSRPPSSSTPVSRTSSGSTRPRVLTSDQALKVYMSKLTPYEQQEIQSYSQVWFVGPGAKKRTGVLGASHNNGYDDDDGSYHSVAHDHVAYRYEVLKILGKGSFGQVLKAYDYKTQSHVALKVVRNERRFHRQAMEEVRILEHLRKQDKENNHNIVHMLEHFQFRNHTCITFELLSMNLYELIKKNKFQGFSLPLVRKFAHSLLQCLDVLYRNRIIHCDLKPENILLKQQGRSGIKVIDFGSSCYDHQRVYTYIQSRFYRAPEVIMGMKYGMPIDMWSFGCILAELLTGYPIFPGEDEGDQMACIMEIFGMPPEKMLETCRRAKTFFSSKGHPRYCSVTTNPDGSVKYAGGKSRRGKYRGPPNSKTLSKALRGSEDQLFLDFLNRCFEWDPSNRMTPPMALKHGWLRRKLPRLPAESTGPSASDSTSRLPPAKPTDLSKPTRRLPNPPSPSVGNATGKVTSTHSQTQVTNPNRTVLPKLVDR
- the LOC136261688 gene encoding OTU domain-containing protein 5-A-like; the encoded protein is MTILPKKKVQNKDHIVHKSDSDSDSECCCAKCRSANAHPPARSEERLSSHHRRRPDEYSYESGASCPSPEIQQRSKRQHCASPGPKLSGEGSSSTTRQSGYNSSEEYENNSGHSHNIENEQRFEQVLKKDCGFIVRKMKKDGACLFRAVADQVYGDQDWHSVVRNQCLDYMIKNAEFFTQFITEDFDAYVNRKRSDSCHGNHLEMQAMAELYNRTIEVYQYSTEPINIFHGIYKTDNAPIRLSYHQNNHYNAVIDPYSATIGVGLGLAGHKPGHADKLHMESAMKESESSEIEKAMLEDKLKSTDWDATLSSIEEAVARESYLLWLKQQEDQHQLKEKGECSSDGKRSNTITSSMLTAPHKAHSTSHKEKTSSAQVIIPNTIPPVDPSKKPIVAKLSTGNSKVSFQGNVFDSMTSKMKSKSTEIELGQQPSKQVTSSKRPDCIEVSHSLTDMHPSSPSWNHKNSVTEKCSGKGDPSAQGRSNGKTSPVMYTRGSLPSQRHSPYGQSPNASHHSGSSSPRDKTSTRDPLDSPTAKQLLAAALVLSPKSSPQHSNPPSTHNSPINSQPSSPSGAPHKLAYQEDNAFSMYPFEYGSFQDLPPATFGLSEWEDDRLLAAVLAASQQEYIESLKQGHNKD
- the LOC136261692 gene encoding F-box/LRR-repeat protein 5-like; the encoded protein is MAVVANDLNVFNLPHNHMKRLVGEIEQQVLSTNYGDEESYHHLLALLNNGFNKLLSHEEIEDNYIIHPLLPRLPSTVKVILQNDVHSDNRLARLHTKVKNQLGMTIVSHNERLHFGKHLKEELLDLKLISHMDEEEEVFQPLLLEYFTQQELRVIKKTVLRLHDLPSEESVAEVATSPPILHVPPEVLLQIFKYLSPQDLCRCAQVNPVFSKAAFDGSLWHHLHPVKWFSGNWKFLPPRGLNLQQLAEDDCDDCDENINSDNVLLTVRLCDFVRHLLPKVGEHVKTLDLAHAGRMDIKYLYQALSLCPNLTHLDLSYTSTSDFAFTGMIRNHSAWKLEYLNLSGCTWITDLTLERLAKAFKRQQARQYPRTCSKPSNCICKDSLYEKPNLCYFKLSGCHLITDKGLRVLASVGKFPCLKFLDFSGLHKITAAGLDSFLHMCPNLRPDMLSYCDDVIDGPYSDVANGCQNVDSSKICCRNL